TATTGCAGCGGCTTGCAGGTCTGATATCCCATCCGGGATGCGCAACAGATGGCGCGAATCGGCTGTAGCATACTCGGCGAAAGCACCGTTATATGGGTTGCTAGGACGGTACGGGAAGTCGGCACCGCATACTCGGAGGCCAAGACCAAGCACTGACAGCGGACCTGCTTCTTCGATGATGCCGCAAAAGTCGCAGCCAGCAGTATTGCCTTGCATGAAGAAGTGGGTCACCATTTTGTAGTCGGTCGGGTTCAGACCTACAGCCAGGACTCGCACACGCACATGGTAGGGCGTGGGTAATGGTGGCAAAGGCCTGTCATGCGCGACGACGAGTGGAAGACCGGAGGCCCTAGGTGGTGTTTTGGATTGGATGATGGCAGTCTGGCCTTTTGTGGGGGACATGATGAAAGAATATCGGAAGTACCTACACCCGGGTTGAACAGAGGTTGTTAATGTACAGTTCTCACGGCTTGTTCCATATCATCACCCAACTAGGAAACCGAAGGCGAAGGCCCGATGGGTCTTGGGCCGGACAGAGGCGTGGCAGGTGGATAAGTACAGTGATGAATGATTTACATGTGCTTCCAGCATATCATCTTACTCGTAGTATCTATCTTCCTTTCCAATGCAGTTGGCACACAGCGCAACAGCGGCGGTAGCAGGCATGGCTGCGCATGTCGTTTACTTTTACAGAGGGGAGCACCATGGCAGCGGGGTGTGGTGCGTGGCTGCTTTGGGTAGTTGTATCGCCATGTCGGCGGCGGTACGATATGCAATGGGAGGAGATGGGTGTCTGACGTGGGCAGTGGCAATGACGGCGTGGTTCCTGCTAGGGCTCTACGGGAGCTTGCTTACGTACCGCATCTTCCTGCACCCGCTAAACCGCTTTCGCGGTCCTATGGCGGCGCGAATCAGTGACCTGTGGCTGTGCACGCAGCTTGGCGGTCACGATATGCACCGCCTCAGCGAGCGCCTTAGTAAGCAATATGGCGAGTTTGTGCGCATCGGCTCTTCGACGCTGATGCTCACCCATCCTCTGGCCGTTGCCGCCATTTACGGGCCCGGCAGCCCATGCCGCAAGGCTGCCATGTACGACTTTGAGCAGCCCAACCGTGGCATAGCGACGCGTCATGAGCCGCTGCATGCTGTTCGACGACGTGTATGGAGCCGTGGATTTGGAGACAAGGCTCTCCGCACCTACGAGCCCCGTGTCGCTGCATATGTGCACATGCTGCTTGGACGACTAGCCGATGCCCGCGGTGAGCCCATCGATATGGCCCGCCTGGCAGAGGCGTTTGCCTTCGATACCATGGGCGATCTTGGCCTCGGGACCGACTTTGGCATGCTGCGCGACTCCCGCATGCACGAAGCGGTTGAACAGCTCGTCAAGGGAATGACCATTATGGGCTTAAGGTTGCCCATGTGGCTGATGCGTCTGCTCGTTGACGTCGCGCAGTCGCTGGTGCCCACCGAGGCCTCGACGGGTTTCCTGACCTTTTGCTATCACCACCTCGATCGCTTCATGGCCGACCCCAAGCGCGGCGAGCGGCCAAGCCTGATGGCCCCGCTGCTCACCTACTACGAGAACCAAGACGTCGTCGAGCGTGACCTCTCGGCTCTCCGCAACGACTGTCGCTTCATCATCATTGCTGGCAGTGACACCGTCGCAGCCACCCTGACGTTTGCCTTTTTCTATCTCGCCAAGTACCCTGAACATGCGACTCGCCTGCGTGACGAGCTGCTGCCGTTCCGCGCTCCTGACGGTACATTTTCCCATCAGCGAATCTTTAACGCCCCCCATCTTAATGCCGTCATCAATGAGACGCTCCGCCTGCACCCGCCCGCCTCTACTATTTTACGCGAAACCCCACCCCAGGGTATTCTCGTCGGTGAAACCTTCATCCCCGGTAATATGACCGTCTTCTCTTCTCAATACGCCTTGGGCCGCTCCGATGCCATCTATCCCAAAGCTGCAGACTTCATACCCGAGCGCTGGCACTCTCGACCTGACCTCATCAGAAACAGCGCAGCTTATGCGCCATTTTCTGTTGGCCATCACAGCTGCCTGGGCCGTCCTTTAGCGCTGATGGAAATGCGACTTACTCTCGCAGAGACCCTCTCACGATTTGAGGTGGCATTTGCGCCTGGATTTGACCCTGATCATTTCCTAGATGACGTTCATGATTGCATGTCGTGGCATATTGGCAATCTAGATTTGACCTTTACGCCGATCGAGTAAAACCATCACATCAATTAACTAGCATAGTATATATAGACGGCGCTACAAATATTCCTTGACTTGCTCTTCGCTCCAGTCCCAAAATGCCTTGGCATGACCGTTGCCTCCCTCGGCCTCAGTCTTGGTCGCATCGCTTAAATCACTTCGGATAGGATAGATTCTGCCCCATGGGACAACTGCAAGTGAGACTGGTTAGTAACCCTCAGAAGAAGTCGATTCTGGGTACTTACTCCACTTTCCCGAGTCTGCCAGGGTCAATGTGGGAGACAGCGCGGCGAACAGCTCGACATAGGCCCCGTATGTGGGCGGATACAGCACAGGCCTTAGCGCGAACTTGAACAGCGAGCCGCCTTCCCGGTATAGGTCCGACTTTAAGTGGCCCGGGTTGATGGGAAAACTTGCGATGCCATCATCAGCATAGCGCCGTGCGAATTCCACACCATGCAGCCAATTGCCAGATTTGCTTAGACCATAACGCTCCAGCGGCGACATTAGTGGCCAGTAGTCCACAAATTCAGAAGAGAGTCCGCGTCCCTTTTCACCAATTGTCTCTGTGCCCATAGACGATACCCATACCACGCGCACGGCAGCAGGCGGCTCCCGACTTGCCGTCGTGGAGAGCACTCCAGTCAACAAGCGAGTAAACAAGAACGGGGCCAGTACGTTGACACCTAGGTGGATTTCATGGCCTTGCGCTGTTCGAGCCTTGCCGTCTGTGTCGTGGAGTGCTTGCACACCTGCATTATTGATGAGCCCATGCAAGTTAGTTTCTAGCGAGAGAAACTGTTCCGCAGACTTGCGCACTGCCATCAGATCTGGTAGATCGAGTGGTAACAGAACAAGATCGCCTGCTGACGTGAGCGCCGATTCTTGGATCGATGTCATGGCTGCGGATGCCTTGTGTCCTGGCCGTGCCGCCATGTATACCTTTGCGTTCTTCGCATATAGAATCCGCGCAGCTTCTTTGCCCACACCCGAGCTGGAGCCCGTCACTATGAAAACCTGTTGAGAACGTTATTACGTGTTGTTTGGGCGATTGGCAATTGGCTGGACATTGTTTTCTACACACCTTGCCAGTCAAATCAGGTACCTGCTCCTCAGTGTATGTCGGCTTGGGTGGAAACATCTGCGTCCACATGCTTCCCATCGACTGGGACCCAGCTTCCGGTCTCTTTGCATGGCTCGGTGCTTGCGCTGGTGCCATGGTGTCGGTCCGTGGGGCTGTCGATGAATGGCGTGCTGAAAACTTCGATGTAACAATTGCTCTTAATTCCGAGATACACCCAACTCTCATGTGTCGCAGTCTTTTGTCATACAGACGGGTAGTAATAAGGAAGGTAAGGAGATCAATTGAATACAGCTCGTTTTTCTGTTTATTCAGCCCTGCTTACCGCCGCTTTGATGAGGAGTTTACTTCGGTGGCATGCACTTCTCGGCACTGTCCGAAAGCGTACTTTCCCAATTGAGCAGTTGACACCGAATGTATCGACGCACTCGGAAATAGATCGTTCATTGTCCACATATGGCAGTTGATGGCGATTCCGCGCCGATTACAGACTGCCATGCAATCTGTCAGCCACGCTTTCGACCGTGGCGTACACGTAACAAGCCTAGCTCGTGTAGTCAGGGGGAGATGATAAATCATAGAATCATGGGGGTGTAACGAGGTACAAGCGGAGAGTGAGTGATATCGGATCTGTAAGCAATACTTAAGCTGCTCAGAAGGAGAGCCTGCTACATTGTGGTCAGGTGGAAGCGGCTGCATTTGATACAGCAACATTGTCTCTCAATCGCTCTCCTAGATGGTCTGCCTCACGACCCTGTTACTGCTGGCGCCCGGCGTCTATGCAGGTGCAGTCTTTGGTCGACAGGAACAAGCTGCCAACTCTAGCTGCAAAGCCATCCCAGGCGACAACACCTGGCCATCGCAGCAAGCTTGGGGTCAGTTGAACCAAACCATTGGCGGTCGTCTGATTGAGACAGTTCCCCAGGCGGCTATATGCCACCCAGGAGGCTATGCGGGTCTCTCCCAGAATCAAACAGCATGCGACTCACTAAAAAAGGAATGGGATTACCCCAAAG
This sequence is a window from Pyrenophora tritici-repentis strain M4 chromosome 4, whole genome shotgun sequence. Protein-coding genes within it:
- a CDS encoding CypX, Cytochrome P450, whose translation is MTAWFLLGLYGSLLTYRIFLHPLNRFRGPMAARISDLWLCTQLGGHDMHRLSERLSKQYGEFVRIGSSTLMLTHPLAVAAIYGPGSPCRKAAMYDFEQPNRGIATRHEPLHAVRRRVWSRGFGDKALRTYEPRVAAYVHMLLGRLADARGEPIDMARLAEAFAFDTMGDLGLGTDFGMLRDSRMHEAVEQLVKGMTIMGLRLPMWLMRLLVDVAQSLVPTEASTGFLTFCYHHLDRFMADPKRGERPSLMAPLLTYYENQDVVERDLSALRNDCRFIIIAGSDTVAATLTFAFFYLAKYPEHATRLRDELLPFRAPDGTFSHQRIFNAPHLNAVINETLRLHPPASTILRETPPQGILVGETFIPGNMTVFSSQYALGRSDAIYPKAADFIPERWHSRPDLIRNSAAYAPFSVGHHSCLGRPLALMEMRLTLAETLSRFEVAFAPGFDPDHFLDDVHDCMSWHIGNLDLTFTPIE
- a CDS encoding FabG, Dehydrogenase with different specificities (related to short-chain alcohol dehydrogenase) → MAPAQAPSHAKRPEAGSQSMGSMWTQMFPPKPTYTEEQVPDLTGKVFIVTGSSSGVGKEAARILYAKNAKVYMAARPGHKASAAMTSIQESALTSAGDLVLLPLDLPDLMAVRKSAEQFLSLETNLHGLINNAGVQALHDTDGKARTAQGHEIHLGVNVLAPFLFTRLLTGVLSTTASREPPAAVRVVWVSSMGTETIGEKGRGLSSEFVDYWPLMSPLERYGLSKSGNWLHGVEFARRYADDGIASFPINPGHLKSDLYREGGSLFKFALRPVLYPPTYGAYVELFAALSPTLTLADSGKWIVPWGRIYPIRSDLSDATKTEAEGGNGHAKAFWDWSEEQVKEYL